The sequence below is a genomic window from Bombus pyrosoma isolate SC7728 linkage group LG9, ASM1482585v1, whole genome shotgun sequence.
CTATTTGAGAAATACAGTCAGAGAAAAGAGCAAAAGCTCACGATGAAATTGTAGTAACATTGGAATTTGTGTCCGAATTACAGCCATTATCGATTCCTTCAAATAAATACTTGTAATGTTGGATATAAGGCTGATAGCGCTCCCCTTTTGTAAAGCCTGTAgcattgtataaatataaattacgctgtttaaaaaatttgaaaacagaATAAAAGAGCGTTGCGTCCTCAGTTGCCTTTGCTGCTTCCAGAAATTTTCTGTCAGACACCTGATCCACCATTCCAACTGATCGAATgtaactaaaattaataaacaagtGAATAACAAAATGATGAATCGATCTGCAGATCGAGATTCGAGAGGATCGACTAATTTATCTCATAAACTACGTCATATGTCATTCATGTACTGTATGCTGTATGTTATCTTATTAcggatatatgtataacaaaaaTGCTTAACATTTACCGTAGCGCTGGTAAAATGTATCCTTTCGATAAAAGAACttcgattatttcttcatGAGCATTTCCTAAACGTTTCAGCATATCCAGTGCAAGCTGATGAGCAGCTGGATACAGATTCTCTAAAGAGAGCAATAGACACGCAAGAGGTTTCGAATCGGCAACTACATGATACTGTAGTAGCTGGTGAAGTTGGTAGTATGCTTTACGCTGAACTAATGTTGTAATAACTAATTCGTGTAAGTAATGCTGTACGGGTATACTGTGTTCCGCTAATGATctaaaatgaataatacagaaaaatttagttataatattattcgctATGCGATCAGAAAAACATGCAAATTTTTGCTGTTTtataagagagagagagagagagagaaagagagatggGGGTGGGaatggaagagagagaaataccTGATATATTCTAAAAGAACCCATACAATCATTTTTGGTTCAATGgtattttcaggaaatttcgataatatataactatatacatCACTTTGATCCAGCAACAATTTATACTTGTAATTTTCTGTTGTCGTGCTTAAGCATTTTGCGTTATTTTGCAATGGAGTACCCATCTGAATAAGCATTATATATGATCAATGGAAATCAGAATAAATTAACTAGtcaactaaataaataaacgagtagcaaagaaaaaacaaaattacataattaccTGATTTTGTATTTCGTTTTCTAAGTAATTCCTATAGACGGAATTTAACTTGTTGAATATGATTGGCATATCCATTAAACTTATAGGCAGCTGcatcataaaattttgtaatacgtGTATCAAAATGTACTTTGTATTTGTCCGCTGCATTAAAAATTCGACAAGCAACACTTTGTCTGTGATAAGTCTTGCCAAAGACtccaattttaattcaatatacctatacgtatatatgaaGCACAATCATCAACAGTattacaacaaatatttttacatttgatttttacttagaaggaaaaaaaggtaTTGTGCAACAAAGACAGGTCATTACGCACCAGAGGCAACCTAATTTTGCATCAATTATTATGTTTGGTTGAAAGACAACCCAATTTGGCGAATCTGTTGGTAGAACACTACTATTAAGGAAATACATGAAAGATACAGAAAcaacagaaatattattttatatttcaatgtttctaTCTCATTTTTGTTAAGGATACATAGTTGGCAAGGCTGATATGTTTCATTTGACAAGGTTGTTCCTGGAACTTTTAAACTATACGGTTTGATTGGTTTTGCCGGTGCCATGCTAGTATGATGCATTACAGTACCATCACTTATGCCCGATaacataatatcaaaaatcaTGGAAGTCTACAGAAGcatatgcatatttattaGTTCCGATACATTTCATGTTTCAATGTGTATTGGTTTACTTACTTTTGTGGTTTGATGATGAACAATAATAAGGTTATCTACAACATTAATGGCAAATTTACCACTCACATCGAGTTTCAAGATATGACTTCTTTTGATTGTTGTCATTCTACTTGAAAAACGTAAAAGGagtataagatataaaataacagataTAAAGTTGACTTTAAATCAATTAATGACTATAAAAGACATACTTATGCacagtatatacatatacagaagCAGCCCCAGTAGAACGATTAGTACCTGGTTGATGACGTAGCAAAATAATGCAAGGTATCCCGTATAAAACTGTCAATGCCACGTCTCTCTCATAGACAGCCAATTTTCCTGGTTTTGCTGTACCAACTTCCactaaaatgattttaatagggacgttattattattagggTTATTTCTAAACAATGTTAGATTTATCACAATATTTCTTCATATACCAAATGGGTTCCTTACCCTCGAATTTAGTTAATTTATGAAGATTTCCAGGTGTTACATGTAATGTCTGCATTTGATTTCCCACTGTCCCTGAtgataataatactaaataacttTGCGGACAAAATACAAACCAATTAACACCTAAACttaaacatttcaaaaatctGACATTGCGTTTTTCAGGATTTACCTAAAATGATTAAATGCCTTTAATTATTGTGTATGCATACTGTAAACACTAATCATagattatatacaaatatttatttaaatctttttcttttttacttgaaataaCTCAACACCATAATCAGtaacaaacaatatttcatttccatgTGTCCAAACAAATCCCAATATAGTTGCATTTTTTCCTTTACACGATTGTGAATATTCTATGTTATCTAGTCCAGCTACTggtgaataatttataaattcgacTGAAGAATTATTATGTTGCACCGCCAGTATATTCATATCAGGAGAAAATTTGATAGAGATCACTGGACCTTTATCTTCCATTCGGAAACTTAAATTTTGATTTGGTCCTTTAACTAATACACCTGTTACACCTCCAGATCGAACAGCAAATACCTGAatcacaaataaattttattcactgACCAAACTTCATTCTAAGATATAATCGATCATAGAAAGAATCTGGCACTGTACAAGAAGAAGGAAATCTTTcgagttattatttattattgtctaaatattaaaagatacacTGAAAAAGAGTAAATTTGCGCTTTTTCAgtgtatcttttaatatttagacaataataaataataactcaaaagtatttttctaCTATTAGCAtagtataacataatacattGGTTGGTTGGTTCTTGTACATTTACTGAAGATATAGAgcttagaaattaaaattatactatgTTCGAATCCTTTTATGACTGATTGTacataaacgaagaaaatccACTTCTAACCTGTTGTTTTGAATCATCAAAGAAAACGTTTGTTAAACAGCTGACTGATTCAAACCTAATTGGATCTgaagatagttctagataATAATCATCATGAGCATTTTGATCAACGGCTTCCATGTTTTTCAATTgcacaattaattataatcaatgCTATGTTTAAGATTTAACAGACCTAAAGGGCCACGAGTGACCAAtttatgtacaatgtacatcTGACTCTGACGTCTCTGACTACAGTACACTGTACACCGTCACTGCCACCCactatatatacgtataagtattcatacatacatatttacaaagtCCAAACATATTATTTCGATtagcaaaattgaaaatcctTTTAACGTCTTACAGtgaagtatatttttctaagtaACATCTTCAATTTACTACTATTAAACTACTTCAACTGTTACTACtaaatcgattatttaatattcttcgaaatgttgaaagttttatttttctcatttattcaaatagtCTAAAAGtcc
It includes:
- the LOC122570932 gene encoding regulator of MON1-CCZ1 complex isoform X1, yielding MEAVDQNAHDDYYLELSSDPIRFESVSCLTNVFFDDSKQQVFAVRSGGVTGVLVKGPNQNLSFRMEDKGPVISIKFSPDMNILAVQHNNSSVEFINYSPVAGLDNIEYSQSCKGKNATILGFVWTHGNEILFVTDYGVELFQVNPEKRNVRFLKCLSLGVNWFVFCPQSYLVLLSSGTVGNQMQTLHVTPGNLHKLTKFEVEVGTAKPGKLAVYERDVALTVLYGIPCIILLRHQPGTNRSTGAASVYVYTVHNRMTTIKRSHILKLDVSGKFAINVVDNLIIVHHQTTKTSMIFDIMLSGISDGTVMHHTSMAPAKPIKPYSLKVPGTTLSNETYQPCQLYSPNWVVFQPNIIIDAKLGCLWYIELKLESLARLITDKVLLVEFLMQRTNTKYILIHVLQNFMMQLPISLMDMPIIFNKLNSVYRNYLENEIQNQMGTPLQNNAKCLSTTTENYKYKLLLDQSDVYSYILSKFPENTIEPKMIVWVLLEYIRSLAEHSIPVQHYLHELVITTLVQRKAYYQLHQLLQYHVVADSKPLACLLLSLENLYPAAHQLALDMLKRLGNAHEEIIEVLLSKGYILPALRYIRSVGMVDQVSDRKFLEAAKATEDATLFYSVFKFFKQRNLYLYNATGFTKGERYQPYIQHYKYLFEGIDNGCNSDTNSNVTTISS
- the LOC122570932 gene encoding regulator of MON1-CCZ1 complex isoform X2; the protein is MEAVDQNAHDDYYLELSSDPIRFESVSCLTNVFFDDSKQQVFAVRSGGVTGVLVKGPNQNLSFRMEDKGPVISIKFSPDMNILAVQHNNSSVEFINYSPVAGLDNIEYSQSCKGKNATILGFVWTHGNEILFVTDYGVELFQVNPEKRNVRFLKCLSLGVNWFVFCPQSYLVLLSSGTVGNQMQTLHVTPGNLHKLTKFEVEVGTAKPGKLAVYERDVALTVLYGIPCIILLRHQPGTNRSTGAASVYVYTVHKMTTIKRSHILKLDVSGKFAINVVDNLIIVHHQTTKTSMIFDIMLSGISDGTVMHHTSMAPAKPIKPYSLKVPGTTLSNETYQPCQLYSPNWVVFQPNIIIDAKLGCLWYIELKLESLARLITDKVLLVEFLMQRTNTKYILIHVLQNFMMQLPISLMDMPIIFNKLNSVYRNYLENEIQNQMGTPLQNNAKCLSTTTENYKYKLLLDQSDVYSYILSKFPENTIEPKMIVWVLLEYIRSLAEHSIPVQHYLHELVITTLVQRKAYYQLHQLLQYHVVADSKPLACLLLSLENLYPAAHQLALDMLKRLGNAHEEIIEVLLSKGYILPALRYIRSVGMVDQVSDRKFLEAAKATEDATLFYSVFKFFKQRNLYLYNATGFTKGERYQPYIQHYKYLFEGIDNGCNSDTNSNVTTISS
- the LOC122570932 gene encoding regulator of MON1-CCZ1 complex isoform X4, with the translated sequence MEDKGPVISIKFSPDMNILAVQHNNSSVEFINYSPVAGLDNIEYSQSCKGKNATILGFVWTHGNEILFVTDYGVELFQVNPEKRNVRFLKCLSLGVNWFVFCPQSYLVLLSSGTVGNQMQTLHVTPGNLHKLTKFEVEVGTAKPGKLAVYERDVALTVLYGIPCIILLRHQPGTNRSTGAASVYVYTVHNRMTTIKRSHILKLDVSGKFAINVVDNLIIVHHQTTKTSMIFDIMLSGISDGTVMHHTSMAPAKPIKPYSLKVPGTTLSNETYQPCQLYSPNWVVFQPNIIIDAKLGCLWYIELKLESLARLITDKVLLVEFLMQRTNTKYILIHVLQNFMMQLPISLMDMPIIFNKLNSVYRNYLENEIQNQMGTPLQNNAKCLSTTTENYKYKLLLDQSDVYSYILSKFPENTIEPKMIVWVLLEYIRSLAEHSIPVQHYLHELVITTLVQRKAYYQLHQLLQYHVVADSKPLACLLLSLENLYPAAHQLALDMLKRLGNAHEEIIEVLLSKGYILPALRYIRSVGMVDQVSDRKFLEAAKATEDATLFYSVFKFFKQRNLYLYNATGFTKGERYQPYIQHYKYLFEGIDNGCNSDTNSNVTTISS
- the LOC122570932 gene encoding regulator of MON1-CCZ1 complex isoform X3 — protein: MYKNQPTNVFAVRSGGVTGVLVKGPNQNLSFRMEDKGPVISIKFSPDMNILAVQHNNSSVEFINYSPVAGLDNIEYSQSCKGKNATILGFVWTHGNEILFVTDYGVELFQVNPEKRNVRFLKCLSLGVNWFVFCPQSYLVLLSSGTVGNQMQTLHVTPGNLHKLTKFEVEVGTAKPGKLAVYERDVALTVLYGIPCIILLRHQPGTNRSTGAASVYVYTVHNRMTTIKRSHILKLDVSGKFAINVVDNLIIVHHQTTKTSMIFDIMLSGISDGTVMHHTSMAPAKPIKPYSLKVPGTTLSNETYQPCQLYSPNWVVFQPNIIIDAKLGCLWYIELKLESLARLITDKVLLVEFLMQRTNTKYILIHVLQNFMMQLPISLMDMPIIFNKLNSVYRNYLENEIQNQMGTPLQNNAKCLSTTTENYKYKLLLDQSDVYSYILSKFPENTIEPKMIVWVLLEYIRSLAEHSIPVQHYLHELVITTLVQRKAYYQLHQLLQYHVVADSKPLACLLLSLENLYPAAHQLALDMLKRLGNAHEEIIEVLLSKGYILPALRYIRSVGMVDQVSDRKFLEAAKATEDATLFYSVFKFFKQRNLYLYNATGFTKGERYQPYIQHYKYLFEGIDNGCNSDTNSNVTTISS